Genomic DNA from Clavibacter michiganensis:
ACCTCGGTGACCTCCATGCCGACGACCTGGTCGATGGCGTCGGTGATGGCGGAGCGCACGTCGTCGGCGACCTGCTGCAGGTCGACCGGGTACTCGGCGATGAGCGTGACGTCGACGGCGACCTGGGTCTCGCCGACCTCGACGGAGATGCCCTGGCCGCGGTCCTGCTGGCCGATGACGTTGCGGATCGCGCCGACGGCACGGGCCGCGCCGTTGCCGAGGTCGTGCACGCCGGCCACCTGGCGGGCCGCGATGCCGGCGACCTTCTCGATGACACCGTCGGCGATGGTGTTCTTGCCTCCG
This window encodes:
- a CDS encoding Asp23/Gls24 family envelope stress response protein; this translates as MSSITPTSASTGVTGTGTTGGKNTIADGVIEKVAGIAARQVAGVHDLGNGAARAVGAIRNVIGQQDRGQGISVEVGETQVAVDVTLIAEYPVDLQQVADDVRSAITDAIDQVVGMEVTEVNVTITDVNLPSDKSSDDDAAEKRVQ